Proteins encoded in a region of the Inquilinus sp. KBS0705 genome:
- a CDS encoding carbonate dehydratase, translating into MNLEDKNNNNKPVIDGAKIKLAQKESYDNLKKGNSDWAAKMAKEDPEFFKKLSKGQQPEVLWIGCSDSRVPANEVTGTKPGEVFVHRNIANVCVHSDMNMLSVLDYAVNVLKVKHVIVAGHYGCGGVAAALSNKQFGIIDNWLRHIKDVYRLHAHELDRITDEKQKVNRLVELNVTEQVYNLCKTSIVQNAWMDRTDLEVHGWVIDISTGLIKDLGVSSSSPHNLGYVYELDNTNEAKSA; encoded by the coding sequence ATGAATTTAGAAGATAAAAACAACAACAATAAACCCGTTATAGACGGTGCTAAAATAAAACTGGCCCAAAAAGAAAGCTATGATAATTTAAAGAAAGGTAATAGCGACTGGGCTGCAAAAATGGCTAAGGAAGACCCTGAGTTTTTTAAGAAACTATCAAAAGGGCAACAACCCGAAGTGCTTTGGATAGGCTGCTCAGACAGCCGCGTGCCAGCCAACGAGGTTACAGGTACCAAACCCGGCGAGGTGTTTGTGCACCGTAATATTGCTAATGTTTGCGTACATTCGGATATGAACATGTTAAGCGTGTTAGATTACGCGGTAAACGTATTAAAGGTGAAGCATGTTATTGTTGCCGGCCATTACGGTTGCGGCGGCGTAGCGGCGGCTTTAAGCAACAAACAGTTTGGCATTATTGATAACTGGTTGCGCCATATTAAGGATGTATACCGCTTGCACGCCCACGAGCTTGACCGCATTACCGATGAGAAGCAGAAAGTGAACCGCCTGGTTGAACTGAACGTGACCGAGCAGGTGTATAACCTGTGCAAAACATCAATAGTGCAAAACGCCTGGATGGACCGCACCGACCTTGAAGTGCATGGCTGGGTGATTGATATATCTACCGGTTTGATCAAAGATTTAGGTGTAAGTAGCAGCAGCCCGCACAACCTGGGCTATGTATACGAATTGGATAACACCAACGAGGCAAAATCTGCCTAA
- a CDS encoding M42 family metallopeptidase, producing MAKKKSEDPQHPAIVNEESLSFFEKYINNPSPTGFEWKGQQLWLDYLKPYIDDHYVDNYGTAVGIINPEAEYKVVIEAHADEISWFVNYITNDGLIYVIRNGGSDHQIAPSKRVDIHTDNGIVKAVFGWPAIHTRLGGEKEEAPTLKNIFLDCGCTSKDEVEKLGIHVGCVITYEDEFMVLNNRYYVGRALDNRAGGFMIAEVARLLKENNIKLPFGLYIVNAVQEEIGLRGAEMIAHRIKPNVAIVTDVTHDTGTPMINKITQGDLACGKGPVVSYAPAVQNNLNKLLIETAQKANIPFQRQASSRSTGTDTDAFAYSNDGVPSALISLPLRYMHTTVEMIHKDDVDNVIRLIYECLLNITAGMDFRYIK from the coding sequence ATGGCTAAAAAGAAATCTGAAGATCCGCAACACCCGGCGATAGTTAACGAAGAATCGCTGTCGTTTTTCGAAAAATATATCAATAACCCCTCTCCAACAGGGTTTGAGTGGAAAGGCCAGCAACTTTGGCTGGATTACCTGAAACCGTATATAGATGACCATTATGTAGACAATTACGGCACCGCGGTTGGTATTATTAACCCCGAGGCTGAGTATAAGGTTGTTATAGAGGCACATGCCGATGAGATATCGTGGTTTGTGAACTATATTACCAACGATGGCCTTATATACGTGATACGCAACGGCGGCAGCGACCACCAGATAGCACCATCAAAACGTGTTGATATACACACAGATAACGGCATTGTTAAGGCTGTTTTTGGCTGGCCGGCCATACATACCCGCTTAGGCGGCGAAAAGGAAGAGGCCCCTACCCTAAAGAACATCTTCCTGGATTGCGGTTGCACCAGCAAGGATGAGGTTGAAAAATTAGGTATACATGTAGGCTGTGTTATCACCTACGAAGATGAGTTTATGGTACTAAACAACCGCTATTACGTAGGCCGTGCGCTGGATAACCGCGCAGGTGGCTTTATGATAGCTGAGGTTGCCCGTTTGCTTAAAGAAAACAACATTAAACTGCCTTTTGGCCTGTATATAGTAAACGCCGTACAGGAAGAAATTGGCCTGCGTGGTGCCGAAATGATAGCCCACCGCATTAAGCCAAACGTAGCCATTGTTACCGATGTAACGCACGATACCGGCACGCCAATGATAAACAAGATAACCCAGGGCGACCTTGCCTGCGGTAAAGGACCGGTAGTATCATACGCCCCTGCAGTGCAAAACAACCTGAATAAGTTGCTGATAGAGACCGCTCAAAAAGCAAATATTCCCTTTCAGCGCCAGGCCTCATCACGCTCTACCGGTACTGATACTGATGCCTTTGCCTACTCAAACGACGGAGTGCCATCGGCATTGATATCGTTACCGCTGCGCTATATGCACACCACTGTTGAAATGATACATAAAGACGACGTGGATAACGTGATTCGCCTTATTTACGAGTGCCTGTTAAATATTACCGCAGGTATGGATTTTAGATATATCAAATAA
- a CDS encoding DUF1275 domain-containing protein, whose translation MLRQPQAKRTLKQNLMLASSTAFVAGIIDVGGLLAFLAFTSNITGHVANLAKNIVQQNFQSIAVFGVWLLMFLLGAFVSNFIVKSLQHISYYRAHSIPIIIEIVVLIFVAFYGNNFYKETQFEREIVIGALLFAMGLQNSLVSNISGGLIKTTHLTGLFTDLGSELADWMHPRTNTGAEIKNKIYLRLTILAFFIFGGFIGGYTFNLYEFRVFYFVPVILLTILYYDLLPVFFHKIFQLIYPTKTVNK comes from the coding sequence ATGTTACGACAGCCACAAGCAAAGCGTACATTAAAGCAAAACCTGATGCTGGCATCGTCAACAGCATTTGTAGCCGGCATAATTGATGTTGGCGGCCTGCTTGCTTTTTTAGCTTTTACATCAAACATTACCGGCCACGTAGCCAACCTGGCCAAAAATATAGTTCAGCAAAATTTTCAGTCGATAGCCGTATTTGGCGTATGGTTATTAATGTTTTTGCTGGGTGCCTTTGTATCAAACTTTATAGTAAAATCATTACAGCATATCAGCTATTACCGGGCACACTCTATCCCCATCATCATCGAGATTGTGGTGCTGATATTTGTAGCTTTTTATGGCAATAACTTTTACAAAGAAACCCAGTTTGAGCGCGAGATAGTGATCGGCGCTTTATTGTTTGCCATGGGCCTGCAAAACAGCCTGGTATCAAACATATCGGGCGGGTTGATAAAAACCACACACCTAACGGGCTTATTTACCGATTTGGGCAGCGAACTGGCCGACTGGATGCACCCGCGTACAAACACCGGTGCCGAGATAAAAAATAAGATATACCTGCGCCTTACTATACTGGCTTTTTTTATTTTTGGCGGCTTTATAGGCGGTTATACCTTTAACCTTTACGAGTTTAGGGTGTTTTACTTTGTGCCGGTTATTTTACTCACTATATTGTACTACGATTTACTGCCGGTATTTTTCCATAAAATATTCCAACTGATATATCCTACAAAAACCGTTAACAAATAA
- a CDS encoding SulP family inorganic anion transporter, which yields MDIKKGGITAGDLNLKKYFLAKNLKKDLPSGLVVFLVALPLCLGIALASGAPLFSGILSGIIGGIVIGTLSGSQLSVAGPAAGLTVIVLNAIATLGSYETFLLSVAIAGAFQIILGLVKAGTIANYFPSAVIEGMLAAIGIILIMKQFPHAVGYDSDFEGDEGFSQTDTGNTFSAILSALAKINYGAVIISAVSLLLMIYWPKVKKLAVVPAPLMVVVCGVLLGMAFSNTGLALLDKQFVQIPLVKSTTEFFGLFKSPNFDAIGNKQVWITAFTIAVVASLETLLSLEAVDKIDPIKRISPTNRELVAQGAGNLVSGFLGGLPMTAVIVRSSANVNSGARTKMSAIFHGFLLLVCLLAIPSLLNKIPLSCLAAILLTVGYKLARVGLFKHMWHKGLNQFIPFVVTIIAVVLTDLLIGVGIGMLVGVFYILRTNLRNPYFYQIAPNGEKDTIKIQLAEEVSFLNKAAIQVTLTGLPKGSNVIIDGSNSRYIDPDVLEIINNFKHNAFTKGIIVQLHDIKERYDIPPLKDLIYTPK from the coding sequence ATGGATATTAAGAAAGGCGGAATCACTGCCGGAGATCTTAATCTTAAAAAATACTTTTTAGCTAAAAATTTAAAAAAGGACCTGCCATCGGGCCTGGTTGTATTTTTAGTAGCACTGCCTTTATGTTTGGGCATTGCCCTTGCATCGGGCGCGCCATTGTTTTCAGGGATATTGTCGGGTATAATAGGCGGTATTGTAATAGGTACCTTAAGCGGTTCGCAGCTTAGCGTTGCGGGGCCTGCAGCCGGGCTTACCGTTATTGTTTTAAATGCCATTGCCACCTTAGGCTCATACGAAACCTTTTTACTCAGCGTGGCTATTGCAGGGGCATTTCAAATAATACTGGGCCTTGTAAAAGCCGGTACCATTGCCAACTACTTCCCATCCGCGGTTATCGAGGGCATGCTTGCAGCTATAGGTATTATTTTAATAATGAAACAATTTCCGCATGCCGTTGGCTACGATTCGGATTTTGAGGGTGATGAAGGCTTTAGCCAAACCGATACAGGTAACACCTTTTCGGCCATATTAAGCGCGTTGGCAAAAATTAACTATGGCGCCGTTATTATCAGCGCCGTATCATTATTGCTGATGATATACTGGCCTAAAGTGAAAAAGTTAGCCGTTGTACCCGCGCCATTAATGGTGGTGGTATGCGGTGTGTTATTAGGCATGGCATTTTCTAACACAGGCCTTGCCCTTTTAGATAAACAGTTTGTACAAATACCATTAGTAAAAAGCACTACCGAATTTTTCGGCTTGTTTAAATCGCCAAATTTTGATGCTATTGGCAACAAGCAGGTTTGGATAACCGCCTTCACTATTGCAGTGGTGGCCAGTTTAGAAACCCTGCTAAGCCTTGAAGCTGTAGATAAAATAGATCCGATAAAAAGAATATCACCTACTAACCGCGAACTGGTTGCTCAGGGGGCTGGCAATTTAGTGAGCGGTTTTTTGGGTGGTTTACCCATGACAGCCGTAATTGTACGTTCATCGGCCAATGTAAACTCGGGGGCGCGTACAAAAATGAGCGCTATTTTTCATGGCTTTTTATTGCTGGTATGTTTATTGGCCATACCATCGTTATTGAACAAAATACCATTATCGTGCCTCGCCGCCATATTACTTACGGTAGGTTATAAACTGGCGCGTGTGGGCCTATTTAAGCATATGTGGCATAAGGGGCTTAACCAGTTTATCCCTTTTGTGGTAACCATTATAGCGGTGGTATTAACCGATTTGCTGATAGGTGTAGGTATAGGTATGCTGGTTGGTGTATTTTACATATTACGCACAAATTTACGCAACCCCTACTTTTACCAGATAGCGCCAAACGGCGAAAAGGATACCATTAAAATACAATTGGCCGAAGAGGTATCGTTTTTAAACAAGGCCGCCATACAAGTAACACTTACCGGTTTGCCTAAAGGCAGTAACGTAATAATTGATGGCTCAAACTCGAGGTATATAGACCCGGATGTACTGGAGATAATTAATAATTTTAAGCATAATGCTTTTACCAAAGGCATTATTGTGCAGTTGCACGATATTAAGGAGCGGTATGATATACCACCTTTAAAAGATTTAATATACACCCCTAAATAA
- a CDS encoding acyl-CoA carboxylase subunit beta, producing the protein MNKKLDILQKKRDQALQGGGIARIDSQHKKGKLTARERLHFLLDDGSFQEIGMLVSHRSTDFGMEKEKYPGDGVVTGYGTVNGRLVYVFSQDFTVFGGSLSETHAEKICKIMDLAMKNGAPVIGLNDSGGARIQEGVVSLGGYADIFYRNTMASGVVPQISAIMGPCAGGAVYSPAITDFILMVEHTSYMFVTGPNVVKTVTHEQVTSEELGGANTHATKSGVTHFACANEIEAINHVKKLLSYMPQNCEDRAPALPYEVKNEERPALTDILPENVAQPYDIREVIEHVIDEASFLEVHKDFAENIVVGFARLAGRSIGIVANQPAFLAGVLDINSSTKAARFVRFCDSFNIPLLVFEDVPGFLPGTDQEWNAIITNGAKLLYAFCEATVPRITVITRKAYGGAYDVMNSKHIGADMNYAWPSAEIAVMGAKGAAEIIFKREITSAEDPEAKWREKEQQYAEIFANPYRAAERGFIDEVIAPADTRIKLIHAFKMLENKVVNNPRKKHGNIPL; encoded by the coding sequence GTGAACAAAAAGTTAGATATTCTGCAAAAAAAACGCGACCAGGCATTACAGGGTGGCGGCATTGCACGTATTGATAGTCAGCATAAAAAAGGGAAATTAACCGCCCGCGAACGCCTGCATTTTTTATTGGACGATGGCTCTTTCCAGGAGATAGGGATGCTGGTATCGCACCGCTCAACCGATTTTGGGATGGAGAAAGAAAAATATCCCGGCGACGGTGTTGTTACCGGTTACGGCACGGTAAACGGCCGGTTGGTATACGTTTTCTCGCAGGATTTTACCGTTTTTGGCGGATCGCTGTCTGAAACCCATGCCGAAAAGATATGTAAGATAATGGACCTGGCCATGAAGAATGGCGCGCCTGTTATTGGCCTGAACGATTCGGGCGGTGCACGTATACAGGAGGGTGTAGTATCGTTAGGCGGCTACGCCGATATATTTTACCGCAATACCATGGCCAGCGGCGTAGTGCCGCAAATATCGGCCATTATGGGCCCCTGTGCCGGCGGCGCGGTGTACTCGCCCGCCATTACCGATTTTATTTTGATGGTTGAGCATACCAGCTATATGTTTGTTACCGGCCCCAACGTGGTTAAAACCGTAACGCACGAGCAGGTAACATCCGAAGAGTTGGGCGGCGCCAATACACATGCCACCAAAAGCGGCGTAACACATTTTGCCTGCGCCAACGAGATCGAGGCCATTAACCATGTAAAGAAGCTACTGAGCTATATGCCGCAAAATTGCGAGGACCGCGCCCCTGCCCTGCCTTACGAGGTAAAGAACGAGGAACGCCCCGCACTAACCGATATACTGCCCGAAAACGTTGCGCAGCCTTATGACATACGCGAGGTAATTGAGCATGTAATTGACGAAGCATCGTTTTTAGAGGTTCATAAAGATTTTGCCGAAAACATTGTAGTAGGTTTTGCCCGCCTGGCCGGCCGCAGTATTGGTATAGTAGCCAACCAGCCCGCGTTTTTGGCAGGTGTGTTAGATATCAACTCATCAACCAAAGCGGCACGTTTTGTACGCTTTTGCGATAGCTTTAACATACCCCTGCTGGTGTTTGAAGATGTACCGGGCTTTTTGCCGGGCACCGACCAGGAGTGGAACGCCATTATTACCAACGGCGCTAAACTGCTGTATGCTTTTTGCGAGGCAACCGTGCCGCGCATTACCGTTATTACCCGCAAGGCCTATGGCGGCGCTTATGATGTAATGAACTCTAAACATATTGGTGCCGATATGAACTACGCCTGGCCAAGTGCCGAGATTGCCGTAATGGGTGCCAAAGGTGCTGCCGAGATCATATTTAAACGCGAAATAACCAGCGCCGAAGACCCCGAGGCCAAATGGCGCGAAAAGGAACAGCAATACGCCGAAATATTTGCCAACCCCTACCGCGCAGCCGAACGTGGCTTTATTGACGAGGTAATAGCCCCTGCCGATACCCGCATTAAGCTGATACACGCCTTTAAAATGCTGGAAAACAAAGTGGTGAATAACCCGAGGAAAAAGCATGGGAATATACCGTTGTAG
- a CDS encoding GNAT family N-acetyltransferase codes for MLSIEQITPQLTWRLRRDILYPGQYLHDMEMEEDNHGYHFGAFEDNALVAVVSLFQRDNDWQFRKFAVSDTVQKQGIGRQLLIYITNFVIREQGTRLWCNARLSATGFYEKQGFTKTGHEFQKNGFDYIIMQKQLP; via the coding sequence ATGCTCTCTATCGAACAAATAACCCCTCAGCTTACCTGGCGTTTACGGCGCGATATATTGTACCCGGGCCAGTACCTGCACGACATGGAGATGGAGGAGGATAACCACGGTTACCATTTCGGGGCTTTTGAGGATAATGCCCTGGTTGCCGTGGTGTCACTTTTTCAGCGTGATAACGACTGGCAGTTCCGCAAGTTCGCGGTGAGCGATACGGTACAAAAACAAGGTATTGGCAGGCAACTGCTAATCTACATCACCAACTTTGTTATCCGCGAGCAGGGCACCCGCCTATGGTGCAATGCCCGGCTATCGGCCACCGGGTTTTACGAAAAACAGGGCTTTACCAAAACCGGCCACGAGTTCCAAAAAAACGGGTTCGACTACATCATTATGCAAAAGCAATTACCCTAA
- the pruA gene encoding L-glutamate gamma-semialdehyde dehydrogenase: protein MLKGFFNVPPPQNEPVLNYGPRSVERAALKAALTEARSQTIDIPMYIGGKEIRTGKLMELRPPHDHKHLLGTFHYGDKSHVTAAIDAALAAKADWENLPWEQRAAIFLKAAELIAGPYRAKINAATMLGQSKNAYQAEIDAACELIDFLRFNVQYMTEIYQQQPPISGKGVWNRLEQRPLEGFIFALTPFNFTAIAGNLPASAAMMGNVVVWKPADTQVYAANVVMQIFKEAGVPDGVINLIYADGPEVGDVVFNHPDFAGIHFTGSTKVFQHIWQTIGTNIHKFKTYPRIVGETGGKDFVLAHPSADADAVSVALLRGAFEYQGQKCSAASRAYIPASLWPAVKEHVQREIATFKMGPVEDFENFINAVISEVSFDKLAKYIDAAKADKDVELIAGGGYDKSQGWFIEPTILKINDPYYVTMCEELFGPVLTVYVYEDSQWDEILNIVDKTSIYALTGAILSQDRYAIAEATTRLRNAAGNFYINDKPTGAVVGQQPFGGARGSGTNDKAGSMINLLRWVSPRTIKETFDPPKDYRYPFLQKEQ from the coding sequence ATGTTAAAAGGATTTTTTAATGTTCCGCCCCCGCAAAACGAGCCTGTTTTAAACTATGGCCCGCGTAGTGTTGAGCGCGCGGCCCTTAAAGCGGCTTTAACGGAAGCCCGGTCGCAAACTATAGATATACCAATGTATATTGGTGGCAAAGAGATTCGTACAGGTAAACTGATGGAGCTGCGCCCACCGCATGATCATAAACATTTATTAGGCACTTTTCATTATGGCGATAAAAGCCATGTAACTGCTGCCATTGATGCTGCCCTTGCCGCCAAAGCCGATTGGGAAAACCTGCCATGGGAGCAACGTGCAGCCATATTTTTAAAAGCAGCCGAGCTTATAGCCGGCCCATACCGTGCAAAAATAAACGCGGCTACCATGCTTGGCCAAAGCAAAAACGCTTACCAGGCCGAAATTGATGCTGCTTGCGAGCTGATAGACTTTTTGCGCTTTAACGTGCAATACATGACGGAAATATACCAGCAGCAACCCCCAATATCGGGCAAAGGTGTATGGAACCGTTTAGAGCAACGCCCGCTGGAGGGGTTCATATTTGCGTTAACACCGTTTAACTTTACGGCTATTGCGGGTAATTTACCTGCAAGCGCAGCAATGATGGGTAACGTTGTAGTTTGGAAACCTGCCGATACGCAAGTATATGCCGCCAACGTGGTTATGCAAATATTTAAAGAAGCCGGCGTACCCGATGGTGTTATTAACCTGATATATGCCGATGGACCCGAGGTTGGCGATGTAGTATTTAACCACCCAGATTTTGCAGGTATACACTTTACCGGTTCAACTAAGGTTTTCCAGCATATTTGGCAAACTATTGGTACCAATATTCATAAATTTAAAACCTACCCGCGCATTGTTGGCGAAACCGGTGGTAAAGATTTTGTGCTTGCCCACCCCAGCGCCGATGCCGATGCTGTTAGCGTAGCATTATTACGCGGTGCTTTTGAATACCAGGGGCAAAAATGCTCTGCCGCTTCAAGGGCTTATATACCGGCAAGCTTGTGGCCTGCTGTAAAAGAGCATGTGCAGCGCGAAATTGCCACCTTTAAAATGGGCCCGGTAGAAGATTTTGAAAACTTTATTAACGCCGTTATCAGCGAGGTATCGTTTGATAAGCTGGCTAAATATATTGATGCCGCCAAAGCGGATAAGGATGTCGAGCTAATTGCCGGTGGCGGTTACGATAAAAGCCAGGGATGGTTTATTGAGCCTACCATTTTAAAAATAAACGACCCGTACTACGTAACCATGTGCGAGGAGTTGTTTGGCCCCGTATTAACCGTTTATGTTTACGAAGACAGCCAGTGGGACGAGATATTGAATATTGTTGATAAAACATCAATATATGCCCTTACAGGCGCTATTTTATCGCAAGACCGTTACGCTATTGCCGAGGCTACAACTCGCCTTAGAAACGCCGCGGGTAACTTCTATATTAACGATAAACCAACCGGGGCGGTTGTGGGCCAGCAACCATTTGGCGGTGCACGCGGCAGCGGTACCAACGATAAAGCAGGCTCTATGATCAACCTGCTGCGCTGGGTATCGCCGCGTACCATTAAAGAAACCTTTGACCCGCCTAAAGATTACAGGTACCCGTTTTTACAAAAGGAACAATAA
- a CDS encoding DUF3267 domain-containing protein, with protein sequence MLIEPEDLPANNYSLLARLEHDQIVPFIRAYLQKRTMYAIGYYLINILNLIAIAYLFFTNYGAANFSMEKGFSYLAYGIAIAFTLVPLHEYIHVLAYRSQGAANTSYDAQIKKFIFMAIADRFVANKKEFTIVALAPFVLITGTLIIALFIAGLYGQFLVLGILFTHTACCSGDFGLMSFFEYNKRKKPVTYDDVVNKVSYFYGENV encoded by the coding sequence ATGTTGATTGAACCCGAAGATTTACCGGCAAATAACTATAGTTTATTAGCCAGGCTTGAACACGACCAAATTGTACCCTTTATAAGGGCGTATCTCCAAAAAAGAACAATGTATGCTATAGGGTATTATTTAATTAATATCCTTAACCTAATAGCTATCGCTTATCTGTTTTTTACAAATTATGGGGCGGCTAATTTTAGTATGGAAAAAGGATTTAGCTACCTGGCGTATGGTATAGCCATTGCCTTTACGTTGGTGCCTTTGCACGAATATATACACGTGCTGGCCTATCGCAGCCAGGGGGCGGCCAATACATCGTACGATGCGCAGATCAAAAAATTTATATTTATGGCTATTGCCGATAGGTTTGTAGCCAATAAAAAAGAATTCACCATAGTTGCATTAGCTCCGTTTGTTTTAATTACCGGGACTTTAATTATAGCCTTGTTTATTGCAGGCCTGTATGGGCAATTTTTGGTTTTGGGCATACTATTTACACATACGGCTTGCTGCTCGGGCGATTTTGGCCTGATGAGTTTTTTTGAATACAACAAACGCAAAAAGCCGGTTACCTATGATGATGTGGTTAACAAGGTGTCGTATTTTTATGGTGAAAATGTATAG
- a CDS encoding peptidase M12, whose protein sequence is MKHKYLTAIVLIMMASACTKTQNTELTTSPAAETTNLALSSTYIPKVCIDKRIANANGSISTDAVLEKAKKWPNGKILKVYFLNGSAFFQDKVMKYASVWSAYANIKFVKTTNRASSDLRVGFKWHKDESSWSVVGSEAVDVPKNEQTINFGWFDSTTEEREFSRVITHEIGHAIGLVHEHSSPVAAIKWDKPKVYAYYAGEPNNWSKEDVDDQIFLKYSKAETQYTAFDAKSIMEYPVDAFLTTDHKAIGYNYYLSAMDKTFIATVYPIKK, encoded by the coding sequence ATGAAACACAAGTACTTAACTGCCATTGTGCTTATAATGATGGCCTCTGCCTGTACCAAAACACAGAATACAGAATTAACCACTTCGCCGGCTGCCGAAACTACCAATTTGGCGTTAAGCAGCACCTACATCCCCAAGGTTTGTATCGATAAAAGAATAGCAAATGCCAATGGCAGCATTAGCACCGATGCCGTCTTGGAAAAAGCTAAAAAATGGCCGAACGGTAAAATTTTAAAGGTTTATTTTTTAAATGGCTCAGCCTTTTTTCAGGATAAGGTAATGAAGTATGCCAGCGTATGGTCGGCTTATGCCAATATAAAATTTGTTAAAACAACAAACAGAGCAAGCTCTGACCTGCGTGTAGGTTTTAAATGGCATAAAGACGAAAGTTCGTGGAGCGTTGTGGGTTCTGAAGCTGTGGACGTACCAAAAAACGAACAAACTATAAACTTTGGCTGGTTTGACAGCACTACCGAAGAACGGGAATTTAGCCGTGTTATCACTCACGAAATTGGCCATGCTATTGGCCTGGTGCACGAGCACTCGAGCCCTGTAGCCGCTATAAAATGGGATAAGCCTAAAGTGTATGCATACTATGCCGGAGAGCCAAATAACTGGAGCAAAGAAGATGTTGACGACCAGATATTTTTAAAATACAGCAAAGCCGAAACGCAATACACCGCATTTGATGCAAAATCAATTATGGAGTACCCTGTTGATGCATTTTTAACTACCGATCATAAAGCCATAGGCTACAACTACTATCTATCGGCGATGGATAAAACCTTTATAGCCACGGTTTATCCTATAAAAAAATAG
- a CDS encoding carbonic anhydrase, translating to MCATQMIHDTSHITYDSLLEGNKQFIADTLKEDPLYFEKLANGQKPPVLWIGCSDSRVPANQITNTNPGEIFVHRNIANMVIHTDMSMLSVLDYAVNVLQVKHVIVTGHYGCGGVIASMTNKQFGLIDNWLRNIKDIYRIHARELDAIEDETAKTDRLVELNVIENVNNLCKTSIVQNAWQKGQELSVHGWVYDLGTGIITDMKVSTDNNSKMDEVFRFTSQPPEGGV from the coding sequence ATGTGTGCTACCCAAATGATACACGATACCAGCCATATTACCTACGATAGCTTATTAGAAGGTAATAAACAGTTTATTGCCGATACCCTTAAAGAGGACCCGCTGTATTTTGAAAAATTAGCTAACGGACAAAAACCACCTGTGTTGTGGATAGGCTGCTCTGACAGCCGCGTACCCGCCAACCAAATAACCAATACCAACCCGGGCGAAATATTTGTGCACCGCAACATTGCCAATATGGTTATACATACCGATATGAGCATGTTAAGCGTGCTGGATTACGCGGTAAACGTATTGCAGGTAAAGCATGTTATTGTAACAGGCCACTACGGCTGCGGGGGGGTAATAGCATCAATGACCAATAAACAGTTTGGCCTGATAGATAACTGGCTGCGCAATATTAAGGATATTTACCGCATACACGCCCGCGAACTGGATGCTATAGAAGACGAAACCGCCAAAACGGACCGCCTGGTAGAACTGAACGTGATTGAAAACGTAAATAACCTTTGTAAAACATCAATTGTGCAAAACGCCTGGCAAAAAGGGCAGGAGCTTAGTGTGCATGGCTGGGTTTACGATTTAGGCACCGGTATAATAACCGATATGAAGGTAAGTACCGATAATAACTCAAAAATGGACGAGGTGTTCAGGTTTACCTCCCAGCCCCCTGAAGGGGGAGTTTAA